The following proteins come from a genomic window of Proteiniphilum propionicum:
- the uvrA gene encoding excinuclease ABC subunit UvrA has product MSNPKQIEIKGARVNNLKNIDVVIPRNTFTVITGLSGSGKSSLAFDTLYAEGQRRYVESLSAYARQFLGRMNKPECDYIHGIPPAIAIEQKTTSRNPRSTVGTSTEIYEYLRLLYARAGKTISPVSGREVKRHYVHDVVQKMQEYRAGTRMAVLSYIQLRNGRSLREQLEILMKEGFTRVDVGEQFYRIDELLEQKKLPPENEVMLVIDRLSCSPDKAAVNRLSDSVETAFLEGNGECIVRFWGEKGIESFTFSNRFEADGITFEEPSDLMFNFNSPAGACPRCEGFGKIVGIDESLVIPDKSLSVQEECVQCWRGEKMSEWRKEFTYNAYKVDFPIHRAYYDLSEEEKDILWNGRHEQDIYGINDFFGMLEKNLYKIQYRVMLARYRGKTDCTLCKGTRLKQEALYVKIGGKSIAELVMMPVTELKLFFEHLQLDETDAAISERLLTEINNRLRFLIDVGLGYLTLNRLSNTLSGGESQRINLASSLGSSLVGSLYILDEPSIGLHSRDTHLLIKVLRELQQIGNTVVVVEHDEEIIREADYIIDIGPMAGRLGGEVMYQGYMSELDNNSDSYTVKYLTGEEQIEIPEIRRKWNNYIEVKGARQNNLKNIDVKFPLNVMTVVTGVSGSGKSSLVNEIFFKALQFHYKGTALERADFSDITGDIKLMKGVEYVDQNPIGKSSRSNPVTYLKAFDEIRKLFSAQPLARQMDFSPAYFSFNVEGGRCEECKGEGSITVEMQFMADIRLECESCHGKRYSPEVLEVEYKGVTIYDVLEMTIDSAIEFFGMQKGAAEKKIVKKIQPLQDVGLGYLKLGQSSSTLSGGENQRVKLAYYLGEEKTQPTIFIFDEPTTGLHFHDIKTLLKAFNALIERGHTVIIIEHNMEVVKCADYIIDMGPEGGKAGGYIVCEGTPEQIAKCDQSYTGRFLKEKLRH; this is encoded by the coding sequence ATGAGTAATCCGAAACAAATCGAAATAAAAGGTGCGCGCGTCAATAACCTCAAAAACATCGACGTGGTTATCCCCAGAAACACTTTCACTGTAATTACCGGTCTTTCCGGCTCCGGTAAATCTTCATTGGCATTCGATACGCTTTATGCAGAAGGTCAAAGGCGCTATGTAGAAAGCCTCTCAGCCTACGCACGTCAATTTCTGGGTCGCATGAACAAACCCGAATGTGACTATATACATGGTATTCCTCCCGCTATTGCCATCGAACAGAAAACGACTTCACGCAATCCGCGCTCCACGGTTGGCACTTCCACCGAAATTTATGAATATTTGCGTCTATTGTATGCCCGGGCAGGAAAAACTATCTCTCCAGTTTCGGGCAGAGAGGTAAAAAGACATTATGTACATGATGTGGTGCAGAAAATGCAAGAATACCGTGCCGGGACACGAATGGCGGTATTGTCGTATATACAGTTGAGAAACGGCCGAAGCCTGCGTGAGCAGTTGGAAATACTTATGAAAGAAGGTTTTACCCGTGTTGATGTGGGAGAACAGTTTTACCGGATTGACGAGTTACTGGAACAGAAAAAACTTCCTCCCGAAAATGAGGTTATGCTGGTAATCGACCGCCTATCCTGTTCTCCCGATAAAGCTGCTGTCAATCGTCTGTCCGATTCTGTTGAAACCGCTTTCCTTGAGGGTAACGGCGAATGTATTGTCCGCTTCTGGGGTGAAAAAGGAATTGAATCGTTCACTTTCTCCAACCGTTTCGAGGCCGACGGCATTACTTTTGAAGAGCCTTCAGATCTGATGTTCAATTTCAACAGCCCCGCCGGCGCCTGTCCCAGATGCGAAGGATTCGGCAAAATAGTTGGAATTGATGAAAGCTTGGTGATACCGGATAAAAGCCTCTCAGTTCAGGAAGAGTGTGTACAGTGTTGGAGAGGTGAAAAAATGAGCGAATGGAGAAAAGAATTTACCTACAATGCTTATAAAGTTGATTTTCCTATCCACCGCGCCTATTATGATCTGTCGGAAGAAGAAAAAGATATACTATGGAATGGCCGGCATGAACAAGATATTTACGGAATCAACGACTTCTTTGGTATGCTCGAAAAAAACCTGTATAAGATCCAATACCGGGTTATGCTGGCCAGATATCGCGGCAAGACCGATTGTACCCTTTGCAAAGGCACACGGCTTAAACAGGAAGCACTTTATGTGAAAATAGGCGGTAAATCTATTGCCGAGCTGGTGATGATGCCGGTAACTGAATTAAAACTGTTTTTCGAACATCTGCAGTTGGATGAAACTGATGCTGCTATTTCTGAAAGGCTGTTGACAGAGATAAACAACCGTTTACGGTTTCTTATTGATGTGGGGCTTGGTTATCTAACTCTAAACCGGCTCTCGAACACCCTGTCAGGAGGTGAAAGTCAGCGCATCAACCTGGCATCTTCCCTGGGAAGCAGCCTGGTGGGTTCGCTATATATACTGGATGAACCCAGCATCGGGCTGCATTCAAGAGACACTCACCTGTTAATAAAGGTACTTCGTGAATTACAGCAAATAGGCAATACCGTAGTTGTTGTTGAACACGATGAAGAGATAATACGTGAAGCAGACTATATTATTGATATCGGTCCCATGGCAGGCCGTCTGGGAGGTGAAGTCATGTACCAGGGTTATATGTCCGAGCTGGACAACAACAGTGACAGCTATACCGTAAAATACCTTACAGGTGAAGAGCAGATAGAGATCCCTGAAATACGTCGCAAATGGAACAACTACATTGAAGTTAAAGGGGCACGCCAGAACAACCTGAAGAATATCGATGTGAAGTTTCCGCTTAATGTAATGACCGTGGTAACTGGCGTAAGCGGCTCCGGGAAATCGTCGCTTGTAAACGAAATCTTTTTCAAAGCATTACAATTTCATTACAAAGGCACTGCACTGGAACGTGCAGATTTCAGCGATATTACAGGGGATATAAAGTTAATGAAAGGAGTGGAATATGTTGATCAGAACCCAATTGGAAAATCATCACGTTCCAATCCCGTAACTTACCTTAAGGCATTTGACGAAATAAGAAAGCTGTTCTCGGCACAACCCCTTGCCAGGCAGATGGATTTCTCTCCTGCTTACTTCTCCTTTAATGTGGAAGGAGGCCGTTGCGAAGAGTGCAAGGGAGAAGGCTCCATTACTGTTGAGATGCAATTCATGGCTGATATCAGGCTGGAGTGCGAATCGTGTCATGGCAAACGATACTCTCCCGAGGTATTGGAGGTTGAATACAAAGGGGTTACAATCTATGATGTGCTAGAAATGACAATAGACAGTGCCATTGAATTTTTTGGAATGCAGAAAGGTGCTGCAGAGAAGAAAATTGTTAAAAAAATTCAGCCTTTACAAGATGTGGGATTAGGATACCTGAAACTGGGACAATCATCATCAACTCTCTCGGGCGGTGAAAATCAGCGTGTAAAACTGGCATATTATCTGGGGGAAGAAAAAACGCAGCCCACTATTTTTATTTTCGACGAACCTACTACCGGCCTGCACTTCCACGATATAAAGACACTGCTTAAAGCTTTCAATGCGCTTATCGAACGCGGACATACGGTAATCATTATTGAGCACAACATGGAGGTTGTAAAGTGCGCCGATTACATAATTGACATGGGTCCCGAAGGTGGCAAAGCCGGAGGATACATTGTGTGCGAGGGTACACCTGAGCAGATAGCAAAATGTGATCAATCGTACACCGGACGTTTCCTGAAGGAGAAGTTACGACATTAA
- a CDS encoding tetratricopeptide repeat protein, whose translation MYRLGITFISTFILSMLPLIAQQPPETASIDSITYQQYLQKDYQKLIETSKKARARQIGFYYLDYRTAIAYFELKNYANAARYYRKTLEQNPGDPVLLESLYYAYLLSGQKTNANIVARSLPPHVQATIGYSPQVVDYISISGGYSYSGNTPELGSKLTGLDSLNLYRNMAFASLGIGINLSGRSKLLLGYQRYNNAFERHNASGLLYSNILSQHQLNLVFEFFTGESLSCGLAGGYYSIDGKDKPTKSSAYAENNGTGVGRGFIKRHNLFSLSSSETDRASAFSALAFINKRWTYLMPEIAVAWSNFGGWEQYQAKGSLTYYPLGNLNFYGTTSMAAIFNSDSWVNNQFIVSQHLGCKLARQLWLEGSAGIGNHLNYISNHSFMVYDTYDAVKALAGLTLSWYITKAVATAGYQWQQREGYASSITRYLPYKYNNHLINISFSWNF comes from the coding sequence ATGTATCGACTGGGTATAACATTCATCTCGACATTTATATTGTCGATGCTACCACTCATTGCACAACAACCACCCGAAACAGCCAGTATCGACAGTATAACATATCAGCAATACCTGCAAAAGGATTATCAGAAGCTGATTGAGACCTCCAAAAAGGCTCGTGCCCGGCAGATCGGGTTCTATTATCTGGACTACCGTACTGCTATTGCATACTTTGAACTGAAGAATTATGCAAATGCAGCACGATATTACCGTAAGACACTGGAGCAAAATCCGGGAGACCCTGTTCTGCTGGAGAGTCTTTATTATGCATATCTTCTGAGCGGACAAAAAACAAATGCCAATATTGTTGCACGGTCGCTGCCGCCTCATGTCCAGGCCACCATCGGATACTCTCCGCAAGTGGTTGACTATATATCGATTTCGGGTGGCTATTCCTACAGCGGGAACACTCCCGAACTGGGGAGTAAACTCACGGGGCTAGATTCGCTTAACCTGTACCGCAATATGGCATTTGCATCTCTGGGCATAGGTATCAACCTATCTGGCAGGTCGAAGCTACTACTCGGATACCAGCGTTACAACAACGCCTTTGAACGCCACAATGCCTCGGGTTTGCTATATAGTAACATCCTGTCTCAGCACCAGCTAAACTTAGTATTCGAATTTTTTACGGGGGAGAGCCTTTCGTGTGGATTAGCCGGAGGATACTACAGTATCGACGGGAAAGATAAGCCAACCAAATCCTCCGCTTATGCTGAAAACAACGGAACAGGAGTCGGCCGTGGCTTCATAAAACGTCACAACCTCTTTTCTCTCTCAAGTTCTGAAACGGACAGGGCATCTGCATTTTCAGCCCTGGCATTTATCAATAAAAGATGGACCTACCTGATGCCGGAGATCGCCGTTGCCTGGTCCAACTTTGGCGGTTGGGAACAGTATCAGGCAAAAGGGTCATTAACCTATTACCCGTTGGGGAACCTAAACTTTTACGGAACCACTTCAATGGCAGCTATCTTCAACAGTGACTCCTGGGTGAATAACCAGTTTATCGTATCCCAGCATCTGGGATGCAAACTGGCGAGACAGCTTTGGTTGGAAGGATCGGCCGGCATAGGCAACCACCTTAATTATATCAGCAATCATTCATTTATGGTGTACGACACCTACGATGCAGTAAAAGCTCTTGCCGGGCTGACCCTCTCCTGGTACATAACAAAAGCGGTGGCTACCGCCGGATATCAATGGCAGCAAAGGGAAGGCTATGCCTCCTCAATCACCCGTTATCTCCCGTATAAATACAACAACCACCTTATAAATATCTCTTTCTCATGGAATTTTTAA
- a CDS encoding THUMP domain-containing class I SAM-dependent RNA methyltransferase translates to MIAKTMAELEDVLAGELIALGANNVEIGTRMVSFTGDNALMYKSNVCCRTALRILKPIYTFKADNADEVYEALKLLNWDEYLALDNSFLIDSVVFSHIFTHSKFVAYRVKDAISDWFTEKYGKRPSVSVTNPDLVFNIHIAHNKCTLSLDSSGESLHKRGYRIAQTEAPLSEVLAAGMILKTGWHGESTFIDPMCGSGTLLIEAAMIALGIPPGIHRQHFAFEKWKDFDEKLFSEIYNDDSGARELRYRIIGCDISPKAIAIAEKNIKNAGLKKYIDLEVKPFQQFTEAPEPAGILMTNPPYGERIKVEDMDELYSMIGERLKHVFTGYNAYILSYRKEAFDAIGLRHSKRFFLYNGALECEMREYEIFSGKRDERPAREFSGKKTSRKDEYHYERNSREGYRRSKRTERGEDDRAQSGFGLKGKDNRTQSSSGFHREGERTQSGFGRKGEDERKQSGFGRKGEDGRTKRREGKPFKPVNRSFGKERDSRLREHSSDVDRKSYGRSFDKEHDEFPRKKKDYKSGKVFKTDKRSSDMPHPGKKGEYSKRKDKPGA, encoded by the coding sequence ATGATAGCCAAAACTATGGCGGAGCTGGAGGATGTGTTGGCCGGGGAGCTGATAGCATTGGGCGCAAACAACGTAGAAATTGGTACCCGGATGGTGTCGTTTACCGGCGACAATGCATTGATGTACAAGTCAAATGTGTGTTGCCGTACAGCATTGCGTATATTAAAACCAATTTATACTTTCAAGGCTGATAATGCCGATGAGGTGTATGAGGCACTTAAGCTACTCAACTGGGATGAATATCTGGCATTGGATAATTCATTTTTGATCGATTCAGTGGTCTTTTCGCATATTTTTACTCATTCGAAGTTTGTGGCGTACCGCGTGAAGGATGCTATCTCAGACTGGTTTACAGAAAAGTATGGGAAACGTCCTTCAGTGAGTGTTACAAATCCCGACCTGGTGTTTAATATTCATATTGCACATAACAAATGTACTTTGTCGCTTGACAGTTCAGGCGAATCTCTTCATAAGCGCGGCTACAGGATCGCCCAAACTGAAGCGCCACTGAGCGAGGTGCTGGCGGCTGGGATGATCCTGAAAACTGGATGGCACGGTGAAAGTACGTTTATTGATCCCATGTGCGGGTCGGGGACATTGCTGATTGAAGCGGCAATGATTGCCCTGGGAATCCCACCCGGTATTCACCGGCAGCATTTTGCCTTTGAAAAATGGAAAGATTTTGATGAAAAACTTTTCAGTGAGATATATAATGATGACTCCGGAGCGCGTGAGTTAAGGTATCGCATAATAGGGTGTGATATCTCCCCCAAAGCTATTGCCATAGCAGAAAAAAACATTAAAAATGCGGGATTGAAAAAATATATCGACTTGGAGGTAAAACCTTTTCAACAATTTACTGAAGCACCGGAACCTGCAGGAATTCTGATGACTAACCCTCCTTATGGTGAGCGCATTAAAGTGGAGGATATGGATGAACTTTATTCGATGATAGGTGAACGCCTTAAACACGTCTTTACAGGATACAACGCTTACATATTGAGCTATAGAAAAGAGGCTTTTGATGCAATAGGATTAAGACATTCCAAACGGTTTTTTCTTTATAACGGAGCCCTGGAATGTGAGATGCGTGAGTACGAAATCTTTTCCGGAAAGCGTGATGAGCGTCCCGCAAGAGAATTTTCGGGGAAGAAGACGTCAAGGAAAGATGAGTACCATTACGAAAGAAATTCAAGGGAGGGTTACCGCCGCTCGAAAAGAACCGAACGGGGCGAGGATGACAGGGCGCAAAGTGGCTTCGGCCTTAAGGGTAAGGATAACAGGACACAAAGCAGCTCAGGTTTTCACAGAGAGGGTGAAAGGACGCAAAGCGGTTTTGGCCGTAAGGGTGAGGATGAAAGGAAACAAAGCGGTTTCGGCCGTAAGGGCGAGGATGGCAGGACTAAAAGACGAGAAGGAAAGCCTTTTAAACCCGTGAACCGTTCATTCGGTAAAGAACGTGACTCACGTTTACGAGAACACTCCTCCGATGTAGACCGCAAATCCTACGGACGTTCTTTTGATAAAGAGCATGATGAATTTCCCCGCAAAAAAAAGGATTATAAATCCGGAAAAGTTTTCAAGACTGATAAACGCTCTTCAGATATGCCGCATCCAGGGAAGAAAGGCGAGTATTCAAAAAGAAAAGATAAGCCCGGGGCATGA
- a CDS encoding cation:proton antiporter, translating to MDSLLSKLQLEFALPFSNPVLIFALLLSIVLLSPILLKRINVPSIIGLIVAGVIIGPHGLNWIDNTHAGVEMFSTIGLLYIMFIVGLELDLGEFLLNKNKSFAFGFYTFVIPLLVGYPVCHYLLGYDAEASFLIASMFSTHTLVAYPIVSRMGISRNQAVAITVGGTIFTDTGVLIILAIILSNSNGGFNSTFLVNLLFSLLLFSLIIFLILPRIAKWFFKRATSEKYTTFIFVLFAVFSAGFLVELGGIEPIIGAFAAGLALNRLIPHSSALMNRVEFFGNALFIPIFLISVGMMVDITVVLDGPRTLIVALTLTMVALLGKWLAAWATQKTFRYSKTQRTLIFGLSSSHAAATLAIILVGYKAGLLDEYILNGTIILILLTCIVASVFTQNAAREIAISEEDEPLTPSTMGEFAQEKILVPIANPTNIGQHVELALLLKDKKSVNPVSLLGVVPNNREAEKNIVSFRNQLQGFVSTATAAEVKVDIITTIDHNPADGISRIARETMSDIVILGWPGKVGLWDRLLGEKVDLIIKGMDKNLFVCHVEQHLISNKRIVVISPPLAQKEDGFGLWVSKVAKLSSELSIPVLHLGHPETQEIINGQKKSGNFTFQPFVDWNNPLSCGDLIKKDDLIILISAHKGYISHIPVLESLPSRLENRFPHHNRIVVYPKQHSADQLLENEDHIFIP from the coding sequence ATGGATTCTTTACTTTCCAAATTACAACTTGAGTTTGCCTTACCGTTTTCAAATCCGGTATTGATATTCGCACTGCTTTTGTCGATTGTTCTTTTGTCTCCCATACTACTTAAACGAATTAATGTGCCAAGCATTATCGGTTTGATTGTTGCAGGTGTAATTATCGGCCCTCATGGGCTTAACTGGATTGATAATACTCATGCCGGAGTTGAGATGTTCTCTACCATAGGGTTGCTTTATATTATGTTCATTGTAGGCCTGGAGCTTGATCTCGGTGAGTTTTTGCTCAATAAAAACAAAAGTTTCGCTTTTGGCTTTTACACCTTTGTTATTCCATTACTTGTAGGTTATCCTGTTTGTCATTACCTGCTTGGTTACGATGCCGAAGCAAGTTTCCTTATAGCAAGCATGTTTTCTACACATACGTTGGTGGCCTATCCTATTGTAAGCCGTATGGGGATTTCACGCAATCAGGCGGTAGCAATCACGGTTGGAGGTACTATTTTCACAGATACGGGTGTGCTTATTATACTCGCAATAATTTTATCAAACAGCAACGGAGGGTTTAATTCCACTTTCTTAGTGAATTTGCTGTTCTCGCTGCTTCTCTTCTCCCTGATTATTTTTCTTATTCTGCCACGTATTGCCAAGTGGTTTTTTAAGAGAGCCACATCGGAAAAATATACTACATTTATCTTTGTGCTGTTCGCGGTATTTTCTGCCGGTTTCCTTGTTGAACTGGGAGGAATTGAGCCCATTATCGGGGCATTTGCCGCAGGGTTGGCCCTGAACAGATTAATTCCACATTCATCGGCGTTGATGAACAGGGTTGAGTTTTTCGGGAATGCACTTTTCATCCCTATTTTCCTGATCTCGGTAGGGATGATGGTAGATATAACTGTTGTGCTGGATGGACCACGTACACTTATCGTGGCTTTGACTCTCACAATGGTTGCTCTGCTTGGAAAGTGGCTGGCAGCATGGGCAACACAGAAGACGTTTCGCTATTCCAAAACCCAGAGAACCCTTATTTTCGGGCTTAGCAGCTCACATGCAGCTGCTACGCTGGCCATCATATTGGTGGGTTACAAAGCTGGACTGCTAGATGAATATATTTTAAACGGCACCATTATCCTTATCCTGCTCACTTGTATTGTGGCTTCGGTCTTTACACAAAATGCCGCCAGGGAGATAGCGATCAGCGAAGAGGATGAACCTCTGACTCCCTCTACTATGGGGGAGTTTGCACAGGAAAAGATTCTGGTACCCATTGCCAATCCCACCAATATCGGTCAACATGTTGAGCTGGCGTTACTGCTGAAAGATAAAAAATCGGTAAACCCGGTTTCATTGCTTGGGGTTGTTCCTAACAACCGGGAGGCGGAAAAGAATATTGTGAGTTTTAGGAACCAGTTGCAGGGTTTTGTCTCCACTGCCACGGCTGCAGAGGTAAAAGTAGATATAATTACTACTATTGATCATAATCCTGCCGATGGCATTTCTCGAATAGCTCGTGAAACAATGTCTGATATAGTAATTCTGGGATGGCCTGGAAAAGTGGGGTTATGGGACAGGTTGCTGGGAGAAAAGGTAGACCTTATAATTAAGGGAATGGATAAGAACTTGTTTGTCTGCCATGTGGAGCAGCATCTTATTTCGAATAAACGTATTGTTGTGATCTCACCGCCATTGGCTCAAAAAGAAGATGGCTTCGGGCTCTGGGTGAGCAAAGTAGCCAAGCTCTCCTCAGAGTTGTCAATCCCCGTGCTGCATCTGGGGCACCCTGAAACGCAGGAGATCATTAACGGGCAGAAAAAATCGGGAAATTTCACTTTCCAACCTTTTGTGGATTGGAACAATCCGTTGTCTTGTGGCGACCTGATAAAAAAAGATGATCTTATAATTCTTATTTCTGCCCATAAAGGCTATATTTCTCATATTCCTGTTTTGGAGAGCCTGCCTTCACGCCTTGAGAATCGCTTTCCACATCATAATCGTATCGTTGTCTATCCCAAGCAGCATTCGGCGGATCAGTTGCTGGAAAACGAAGATCATATTTTTATTCCGTAA
- a CDS encoding tetratricopeptide repeat protein, producing MEFLNIKSLIILLFLAIVPMATAQINPSQVFSDSYSYEASGDYQKAIGVLQSVSGYDYHKSLRLGWLYYLSKDYETSKKHYRSAIQLAPKAVEALLGLCYPLEAQKKGDELEKVYKQILTLDKMNSKVNYALGNIYYYRKDFQQAEIYFELVQAMYPFDYYSTLMTAWTKYFLGKKSDAKRLFNTVLIISPADQSAKDGLKLLK from the coding sequence ATGGAATTTTTAAACATTAAAAGCCTGATCATACTGCTGTTCTTAGCGATTGTACCGATGGCGACGGCACAGATTAACCCATCACAGGTATTTTCTGACAGTTACAGTTACGAAGCATCTGGAGACTATCAGAAAGCTATCGGGGTGCTGCAGAGTGTCAGCGGTTACGATTATCACAAATCGCTTCGGCTGGGATGGCTCTATTACCTGTCAAAAGATTATGAAACAAGCAAGAAACATTACCGTTCTGCCATTCAACTGGCACCAAAAGCGGTAGAAGCGCTACTGGGCCTATGCTACCCGCTGGAAGCTCAAAAAAAGGGTGATGAGCTGGAAAAGGTTTACAAGCAGATTCTGACTTTAGATAAAATGAACTCGAAAGTGAATTATGCATTAGGCAATATCTATTATTACCGGAAAGATTTTCAGCAAGCAGAAATATATTTTGAGCTGGTACAGGCGATGTACCCGTTCGACTATTACTCCACGCTGATGACTGCCTGGACAAAATATTTCCTTGGAAAGAAGTCAGATGCAAAACGGTTGTTCAATACCGTGCTGATTATCTCTCCTGCCGACCAATCGGCTAAAGACGGGCTGAAGCTTTTAAAGTAG
- a CDS encoding glycoside hydrolase family 10 protein, which produces MNQFNRLSYLLFIIVLISACGVSKKTLTHQYSNTPKREFRGAWIQTVGQSRYTHMNSAAMKHYFSEMVRKLDEAGINAVIFQIRPEADAFYKSDLEPWSRFLTGEQGKALDDPDFDPLAFITAECHKRGMELHAWLNPYRVKTNINNPLSASHIYMKYPERFIQYGNQLYFDPGLPENRSFICEVVRDIVSRYDVDAIHMDDYFYPYPIAGTPFPDEKSFNNYAASQGFSAGQLADWRRNNVNLLIRQIKYTIAGTKPWVRFGISPFGIYRNKRSDSNGSDTNGLQNYDDLYADIKLWVEKGWIDYNLPQLYWEIGHSAADYTTLLNWWNANNFQQTLYIGQDLKRSIDKNELEVKIRQSREMPFVNGNCYWYGYQILDNTGGVADMLKTDIHRARALVPASTHMHNGRPGAVKKLTNIYTEDMHFLTWEHKKTPMNPETAQKFVVYRFHHGERVDIDSAENIVTVTPDNFFLLPYEGGETRWTYVVTALDAFGNESKGQRIKIKL; this is translated from the coding sequence ATGAATCAGTTTAATCGATTAAGTTATTTGTTATTTATTATTGTTTTAATATCCGCTTGCGGTGTCTCAAAAAAAACTTTAACGCATCAATATTCAAACACCCCAAAAAGGGAGTTCCGCGGAGCCTGGATTCAGACCGTGGGGCAGTCGCGTTACACGCATATGAACAGCGCTGCCATGAAACACTATTTTTCGGAGATGGTACGCAAGCTGGATGAAGCAGGTATTAATGCTGTTATTTTTCAGATACGTCCCGAAGCCGATGCATTTTATAAGTCCGACCTGGAACCCTGGAGCCGGTTTTTGACAGGTGAGCAGGGTAAAGCACTCGACGACCCCGATTTTGATCCGCTGGCTTTTATCACTGCGGAGTGCCATAAACGGGGGATGGAGCTCCATGCCTGGCTGAATCCATACAGGGTAAAAACAAATATAAATAATCCGCTTTCTGCCAGCCATATTTACATGAAATATCCCGAACGCTTTATTCAATACGGTAATCAACTGTACTTCGATCCGGGACTACCCGAGAACAGGAGCTTTATTTGCGAGGTCGTTCGCGATATTGTTTCCCGGTATGATGTGGATGCCATCCACATGGACGACTATTTTTACCCCTATCCCATTGCTGGAACCCCTTTTCCTGACGAAAAAAGCTTCAATAACTATGCAGCATCACAGGGATTTTCTGCCGGACAGCTTGCCGATTGGAGAAGAAACAATGTGAATCTGCTTATCAGGCAGATAAAATATACAATTGCCGGTACAAAACCATGGGTGCGATTTGGTATAAGCCCTTTCGGTATTTACCGCAATAAGCGAAGTGATTCGAACGGAAGCGATACGAACGGACTGCAGAATTATGACGACCTTTACGCCGATATTAAACTGTGGGTGGAGAAAGGATGGATCGACTACAACCTGCCGCAACTCTATTGGGAGATAGGGCACAGTGCCGCCGATTATACTACGTTGCTGAACTGGTGGAATGCCAATAATTTTCAACAAACACTCTATATCGGACAGGACTTAAAGCGAAGCATCGATAAAAACGAGCTGGAAGTGAAGATCCGCCAATCGCGTGAAATGCCTTTCGTGAATGGCAATTGCTACTGGTACGGATACCAGATACTGGATAATACGGGTGGTGTGGCTGATATGCTGAAAACCGATATTCACCGTGCCAGGGCATTGGTCCCCGCCAGCACACATATGCACAACGGACGTCCGGGAGCTGTGAAAAAGCTTACGAATATATATACCGAAGATATGCATTTTCTTACATGGGAGCATAAAAAAACGCCTATGAATCCTGAGACAGCGCAGAAATTTGTAGTATATCGTTTCCACCACGGCGAACGGGTGGATATTGATAGTGCCGAAAATATTGTAACGGTAACGCCCGATAATTTTTTTCTGCTGCCTTATGAAGGTGGTGAAACCCGCTGGACATACGTAGTTACCGCATTGGATGCTTTTGGCAACGAATCAAAGGGACAGCGAATAAAAATCAAGCTGTAA